The DNA segment AGCTCGACAAGAATCTGCTGCCCAATTATTCCAACCTGGATCCTGCGCTGATGAAGCGTCTGGAAAAGAACGATCCGGGCAACCAGTACGCCGTGCCTTATCTGTGGGGCACCAATGGCATCGGCTACAACGTCGACAAGGTCAAGGCGGTGCTGGGCGTAGACACTATTGATTCGTGGGCGGTGCTGTTCGAGCCGGAGAATATGAAAAAGCTCTCCACCTGCGGCGTGGCCTTCCTCGACTCGGCGGACGAAATGCTGCCGGCGGTGCTCAACTACATGGGCCTGGACCCGAACAGCACCAATGCCAAGGACTATGAAAAGGCCGAGCAGAAGCTGCTGGCCGTGCGTCCCTACGTGACCTACTTCCATTCCTCGAAGTACATCACCGATCTGGCCAATGGCGACATCTGCGTCGCTGCCGGTTTCTCCGGCGATATCTTCCAGGCCAAGGCCCGTGCTGAAGAAGCCAAGAAGGGCGTTAACCTGGCCTACGCGATTCCCAAGGAAGGCGGCAACCTCTGGTTCGATGTCCTGGCGATTCCGAAGGACGCCAAGAACCTCAAAGAGGCGCACGCCTTCATCAACTATTTGCTGAAACCTGAGGTTATCGCCCAGGTCAGTGATTACGTCGGTTACGCCAACCCGAACCCCAAGGCTGGCGACCTGATGGACCAGGCCGTGAGGACTGACGCCGCGGTTTACCCACCGCAGGAAGTGCTGGACAAGATGTTCGTCAACAGTGAGTTGCCGCCCAAGGTGCAACGTTTGATGACCCGCAGCTGGACCAAGGTCAAGTCGGGCAAATAATCATCCAGACCCGCCACGCCAAGGGCGGGCTTAAAAATCTTGTTGGGAGTTTCACTCATGGCAGTTGCCTCCGGTGCCTATAAGAAAGCCCTCGAGGGTGGCCAGCAACCCAAGCAGGTGCTGGTCAAGATCGACCGGGTCACGAAGAAATTCGACGAAACAATTGCCGTGGACGATGTGTCCCTGGAAATCCGCAAAGGCGAGATCTTCGCTCTGCTCGGTGGCTCCGGCTCCGGTAAGTCGACCTTGCTGCGGATGCTGGCAGGCTTCGAGCGTCCGACCGAAGGGCGGATCTTCCTCGATGGCGTCGACATCACCGACATGCCGCCCTACGAGCGGCCGATCAACATGATGTTCCAGTCTTACGCGCTGTTCCCGCACATGACCGTGGCGCAGAACATCGCCTTCGGCCTGCAGCAGGACAAGATGCCCAAGGCCGAGATCGAAGCCCGTGTGGCCGAGATGCTCAAGCTGGTCCACATGACCCAGTACGCCAAGCGCAAGCCGCACCAGCTTTCCGGTGGCCAGCGTCAGCGGGTAGCCCTGGCTCGCTCGCTGGCCAAGCGCCCCAAGCTGCTGCTGCTCGACGAGCCGATGGGCGCGCTGGACAAGAAGCTGCGCTCGCAGATGCAGCTGGAGCTGGTCGAGATCATCGAGCGCGTGGGTGTAACCTGCGTGATGGTGACCCACGACCAGGAAGAGGCCATGACCATGGCCCAGCGCATCGCCATCATGCACCTGGGGTGGATCGCCCAGATCGGCTCGCCGATCGACATCTACGAGACCCCGACCAGCCGCCTGGTCTGCGAGTTCATCGGCAACGTCAACCTGTTCGAAGGTGAAGTGGTCGACGACGCCGAAGGCCACGCGGTGATCGCCAGCCCTGAGCTTGAGCGCAAGATCTACGTCGGCCACGGCGTGACCACCTCGGTCGAGGACAAGCACATCCTCTACGCACTGCGTCCGGAGAAGATGCTGGTCACCACCCAACAGCCGACCTGCGAGCACAACTGGTCGCGCGGCAAGGTGCACGACATCGCCTACCTGGGTGGTCACTCGGTGTTCTACGTCGAGCTGCCGAGCGGAAAGGTCGTGCAGTCGTTCGTGGCCAACGCCGAGCGCCAGGGCACCCGCCCAACCTGGGGCGATGAAGTGTACGTGTGGTGGGAAGATGACAGCGGCGTGGTACTGCGCTCATGAAAATCCGCAAGCTCAAGCGAGCCTTCCAGCGCCTGGTCCCGGAGGGACGGCACCTGGTGATCGGCGTGCCGTTCATCTGGCTGTTCCTGTTCTTCATGCTGCCGTTCTTCATCGTCCTGAAGATCAGCTTCGCCGAAGCCGACGTGGCCATCCCGCCGTACACCGAGATCTACAGCTACGTCGAAGACAAGGTCCAGCTGGTCCTCAACCTGGCCAACTATGGCCTGTTGACCGAGGATGAACTGTACATCTCGGCCTACCTGGGCTCGTTGAAGATGGCCTTCTTCAGCACCCTGTTGTGCCTGTTGATCGGCTACCCGATGGCCTACGCCATTGCCAACGCGCGCAAAGAAAGCCAGACCGTGCTGTTGCTGCTGATCATGATGCCGACCTGGACCGCGATCCTGATCCGCGTATATGCCTGGATGGGCATTCTCAGCAACAACGGGCTGCTCAACAGCTTCCTGTTGTGGATCGGCCTGATCGACCAGCCGCTGCAGATCCTCAACACCAACCTGGCGGTGTACATCGGCGTGGTCTATTCGTACCTGCCGTTCATGATCCTGCCGCTCTACGCCAACCTGGTCAAACATGACCAGAGCCTGTTGGAAGCCGCCTCTGACCTGGGTTCGAGCACCTTCAACAGCTTCTGGAAGATCACCGTGCCGCTGTCGAAAAACGGCATCATTGCCGGCTGCATGCTGGTGTTCATCCCGGTGGTGGGCGAGTTCGTCATTCCTGAGCTGCTCGGCGGCCCGGAAACCCTGATGATCGGTAAAGTGCTGTGGCAGGAATTCTTCAACAACCGTGACTGGCCGGTA comes from the Pseudomonas urmiensis genome and includes:
- a CDS encoding polyamine ABC transporter substrate-binding protein codes for the protein MSISVFRKALMAGAGLTLACSVQAAPTVHFYNWSDYIGPTTLADFEKETGIKPVQDVFDSNETLEGKLLAGRTGYDVVVPSNHFLGKQIKAGAFQKLDKNLLPNYSNLDPALMKRLEKNDPGNQYAVPYLWGTNGIGYNVDKVKAVLGVDTIDSWAVLFEPENMKKLSTCGVAFLDSADEMLPAVLNYMGLDPNSTNAKDYEKAEQKLLAVRPYVTYFHSSKYITDLANGDICVAAGFSGDIFQAKARAEEAKKGVNLAYAIPKEGGNLWFDVLAIPKDAKNLKEAHAFINYLLKPEVIAQVSDYVGYANPNPKAGDLMDQAVRTDAAVYPPQEVLDKMFVNSELPPKVQRLMTRSWTKVKSGK
- the potA gene encoding polyamine ABC transporter ATP-binding protein translates to MAVASGAYKKALEGGQQPKQVLVKIDRVTKKFDETIAVDDVSLEIRKGEIFALLGGSGSGKSTLLRMLAGFERPTEGRIFLDGVDITDMPPYERPINMMFQSYALFPHMTVAQNIAFGLQQDKMPKAEIEARVAEMLKLVHMTQYAKRKPHQLSGGQRQRVALARSLAKRPKLLLLDEPMGALDKKLRSQMQLELVEIIERVGVTCVMVTHDQEEAMTMAQRIAIMHLGWIAQIGSPIDIYETPTSRLVCEFIGNVNLFEGEVVDDAEGHAVIASPELERKIYVGHGVTTSVEDKHILYALRPEKMLVTTQQPTCEHNWSRGKVHDIAYLGGHSVFYVELPSGKVVQSFVANAERQGTRPTWGDEVYVWWEDDSGVVLRS
- a CDS encoding ABC transporter permease subunit, whose product is MKIRKLKRAFQRLVPEGRHLVIGVPFIWLFLFFMLPFFIVLKISFAEADVAIPPYTEIYSYVEDKVQLVLNLANYGLLTEDELYISAYLGSLKMAFFSTLLCLLIGYPMAYAIANARKESQTVLLLLIMMPTWTAILIRVYAWMGILSNNGLLNSFLLWIGLIDQPLQILNTNLAVYIGVVYSYLPFMILPLYANLVKHDQSLLEAASDLGSSTFNSFWKITVPLSKNGIIAGCMLVFIPVVGEFVIPELLGGPETLMIGKVLWQEFFNNRDWPVASALAVVMLAILIVPILLFNRSQAKEMEGRA